In the Thermodesulfobacteriota bacterium genome, CGCCGGATCTCTTCCTCCTTGCGCGGGACGTACTGCATCTCCTTGGAGCCCTGCTTCGCGACGTAGGTGCCGTCGACGAGGACCGCGGCCGTGACCTTCTTCAGGACGCCGGGGGAGTTGACCGTGCGGCTGACCACCTTCGTGATCTCGTAGTTGACCGTCTGGCTCTGCTTCTCGGAGGAGCCCTGCGGCGGGGCCGCCGCGGCGGTCTTCTTCCCGGGGAGGTTCGAGGCCGTGCCCGGGACGCCGCCCGCGCCGACGGTCGACGACTTCTCGACCTGCTTCTGCTCGCTGCGCACGACCTGGCTTTCCGGGTCGTACTTCTCCTCGGTCGTCTCGACCCGGCTCATGTCGACCTCGGCGGAGACCTTCGCCCGCACCTTCCCCTTGCCGACCACCGGCTCCAGGATGGAGGCGATCCGCGCCTCGAGCTCCTTCGCGTAGCCGCTCTGGAACTCGAACTGTCCCGCGCTCATGCCGGCGATGTCCGTCGCGGGCTTCGACAGCACGTTCCCCTTCGCGTCGATGACGGTCACGTCCTTCGAGTCGAGCCCCTCGACGCTGCTTGCGACGAGGTGCACGATCCCCTCCACCTGGCTGACCGACAGCGTCTTCCCGGCCTTGAGCTTCACGAGCACGGAGGAGGTGGCGCGCTCCTCCTCCCCCTCGCGCACGAACAGCGTCCGCTCGGGAATCGCGAGGTGAACCCGGCACGATTCCACCGGGCCCATCGCCATGATGGTCCGGGCGAGCTCTCCCTGGAGCGCCCGCTTGTAGTTGAGCTTCTGGACGAACTCCGTGGTGCCGAAATCCGTCTTGTCGAAGATCTCGAAGCCGATCCCGCCGCCCTGCGGAAGCCCCTG is a window encoding:
- the fliF gene encoding flagellar basal-body MS-ring/collar protein FliF, which codes for MPSMLDNAMDWPVRKKAVAAGVLAASIALVVLAFSWSQREDYQVLFANLSESDAGQIAMKLKEMKVPYRAEAGGILVPSGKVYDVRLQLASQGLPQGGGIGFEIFDKTDFGTTEFVQKLNYKRALQGELARTIMAMGPVESCRVHLAIPERTLFVREGEEERATSSVLVKLKAGKTLSVSQVEGIVHLVASSVEGLDSKDVTVIDAKGNVLSKPATDIAGMSAGQFEFQSGYAKELEARIASILEPVVGKGKVRAKVSAEVDMSRVETTEEKYDPESQVVRSEQKQVEKSSTVGAGGVPGTASNLPGKKTAAAAPPQGSSEKQSQTVNYEITKVVSRTVNSPGVLKKVTAAVLVDGTYVAKQGSKEMQYVPRKEEEIRRYEELVKETIGFTESRGDQVKVVNMPFETVPVEEPAPEKTDYLAMAAPAARYAVPLVAVLLLTLFVLRPLAQSLASSGGGSSPAFRGTISPQAGELAAQMAQAPKELPVKEQVTEWARKNPQDAANIIKGWMR